In Bradyrhizobium sp. CCBAU 051011, the following are encoded in one genomic region:
- a CDS encoding CaiB/BaiF CoA-transferase family protein, translating into MSSTGAMTGLRVIDLTRVLGGPYCTQILADHGADVIKVEPPAGDEVRDWGPPFHDEDAAYFVGINRNKRSIGLDLASEGGRAVLMKLLETADVLIENFKPGTLDKWGIGNDVLRAKFPKLVHCRISGFGADGPRGGNPGYDAIIQAMTGMIAATGSPESGPMRIGVPLVDITTGLYAAIGILMALSERQRSGLGQFLETTLYETGLAIMHPHTANYFMHGKPPGLTGNEHPNLVPYAIFPTKTDNIFIGVGNDGTFRKLAKEIGKPELGTDPRFARNKDRIANRDALRAELAAVFSQHEAEPLCNRLLAAGLPAGPVQKIDQALTNPHTLHRGDIIEKDWYKGVASPIRLERTKPSLRRTPPKFSQHTSEVLGEFGYSKDEIAALVAKGAVCGSDRKR; encoded by the coding sequence ATGAGTTCTACCGGCGCAATGACCGGCCTGCGCGTGATCGACCTGACGCGCGTGCTCGGCGGCCCCTATTGCACGCAAATCCTCGCCGACCACGGCGCCGACGTGATCAAGGTTGAACCGCCGGCCGGCGACGAGGTGCGCGACTGGGGCCCTCCTTTCCATGATGAGGACGCGGCCTATTTCGTCGGCATCAACCGCAACAAGCGCTCGATCGGGCTCGACCTCGCTTCCGAAGGCGGGCGCGCCGTGCTGATGAAGTTGCTGGAGACCGCCGACGTCCTGATCGAGAATTTCAAGCCGGGCACGCTCGACAAATGGGGCATCGGCAACGACGTGCTGCGCGCGAAATTTCCAAAGCTGGTGCATTGCCGGATTTCCGGCTTCGGCGCCGACGGCCCGCGCGGCGGCAATCCCGGCTATGACGCGATCATCCAGGCCATGACCGGCATGATCGCGGCGACCGGCTCGCCCGAAAGCGGCCCGATGCGAATCGGCGTTCCGCTGGTCGACATCACCACCGGGCTTTATGCGGCGATCGGCATCCTGATGGCGCTGTCGGAGCGGCAGCGTTCCGGTTTGGGACAGTTTCTAGAAACCACGCTGTATGAAACCGGCCTCGCGATCATGCATCCACATACCGCGAATTATTTCATGCATGGTAAGCCACCGGGCCTGACCGGCAACGAGCACCCGAACCTAGTGCCGTATGCGATCTTCCCGACCAAAACCGACAACATCTTCATCGGCGTCGGTAATGACGGCACCTTCCGCAAGCTCGCCAAGGAAATCGGCAAGCCCGAGCTCGGTACCGATCCGCGCTTTGCCCGCAACAAGGACCGGATTGCCAACCGCGACGCATTGCGCGCCGAGCTTGCCGCCGTGTTCAGCCAGCACGAGGCCGAGCCGCTCTGCAATCGCCTGCTGGCCGCCGGCCTGCCGGCCGGTCCGGTGCAAAAAATCGACCAGGCCCTGACCAATCCTCATACGCTGCATCGCGGCGATATCATCGAAAAGGACTGGTACAAGGGCGTCGCCTCCCCGATCCGGCTGGAGCGGACCAAGCCGAGCCTGCGCCGGACGCCGCCGAAATTCAGCCAGCACACATCAGAGGTGCTCGGCGAGTTCGGCTATTCCAAAGACGAGATCGCGGCGCTGGTCGCCAAGGGCGCGGTCTGCGGCTCCGACCGCAAGCGCTGA
- a CDS encoding organic hydroperoxide resistance protein: MSVNVLYKTSAKATGGRDGTAATLDGALDVKLATPKELGGGGGAGNNPEQLFAAGYAACFIGAMKFVASQGGPKVPADATVTSTVGIGPRSEGGFGLDIDLAVSLPGVPKAEAEALVAKAHQVCPYSNATRGNVDVRLAVV; this comes from the coding sequence ATGTCCGTGAACGTGCTCTACAAGACCAGCGCCAAAGCCACCGGCGGCCGTGACGGCACTGCCGCCACCCTCGACGGCGCGCTCGACGTCAAGCTCGCGACCCCGAAGGAGCTCGGCGGCGGCGGTGGCGCCGGCAACAATCCCGAGCAGTTGTTCGCGGCCGGCTATGCCGCCTGCTTCATCGGTGCGATGAAGTTCGTCGCTTCCCAGGGCGGTCCGAAGGTGCCCGCGGACGCGACCGTGACCTCCACCGTCGGCATCGGCCCGCGTTCGGAAGGCGGCTTTGGCCTCGACATCGATCTCGCCGTCTCGCTCCCCGGCGTTCCCAAGGCGGAAGCGGAAGCGCTGGTGGCGAAGGCGCACCAGGTGTGCCCCTACTCCAACGCCACCCGCGGCAATGTGGATGTCCGCCTGGCGGTCGTATAA
- a CDS encoding MarR family winged helix-turn-helix transcriptional regulator, whose translation MARKSSADLPLRLHNQICFAVYSTAHAFNRVYKPLLDKLGLTYPQYLVMLVLWERDGVPVKDIGERLFLDSGTLTPLLKRLEAADLIKRTRSTEDERQVLIALTIKGESLREKARAVPQSILAASACSVGELVAMKNEIVALRDRLNAVLGE comes from the coding sequence ATGGCCAGGAAATCTTCGGCGGACCTTCCGCTCCGGCTCCATAATCAAATCTGCTTCGCGGTGTATTCCACCGCGCACGCGTTCAATCGCGTCTACAAGCCGCTGCTCGACAAGCTCGGCCTGACCTATCCGCAATATCTCGTCATGCTGGTGCTGTGGGAGCGCGACGGCGTGCCGGTGAAGGATATCGGCGAACGGCTGTTCCTGGATTCCGGCACGCTGACGCCGCTGCTCAAACGGCTGGAGGCCGCCGACCTAATCAAGCGAACCCGCAGCACCGAGGACGAGCGGCAGGTGCTGATCGCGTTGACGATCAAGGGCGAGTCGCTCAGGGAAAAAGCGAGGGCCGTGCCGCAATCGATTCTGGCGGCGTCAGCCTGCTCGGTTGGCGAACTCGTGGCGATGAAGAACGAGATCGTCGCGCTGCGCGACCGGCTGAATGCGGTGCTGGGGGAGTAG
- a CDS encoding GIY-YIG nuclease family protein → MKYVYILESLDSLHFYVGITDDPRARLAKHNAGEVPHTSKHGPWRIKTYVAFSNAAQAFAFERYLKSASGRAFSKKRL, encoded by the coding sequence ATGAAGTACGTCTACATTCTCGAAAGTCTCGACTCGCTACATTTCTACGTTGGAATTACCGATGACCCACGTGCGCGACTGGCCAAGCACAATGCTGGTGAAGTCCCGCACACATCGAAGCATGGACCGTGGAGGATCAAGACTTACGTGGCCTTCAGCAATGCGGCGCAGGCGTTCGCCTTCGAAAGGTATCTGAAGTCGGCGTCCGGCCGCGCCTTCTCCAAGAAGCGCCTCTAA
- a CDS encoding TIGR02300 family protein: protein MAKSDLGTKRICPTTGKKFYDLNKNPVISPYTGEVVPIAPIAPPRAARGDAARAAAAATTAADMPEPAEAEELVSLEEADAEENTGKVKAVVPESEDDIEIDETIEDDDDDDSTFIPDEEEGDEDVTDIIGDVGGDEET, encoded by the coding sequence GTGGCTAAATCCGATCTCGGAACCAAACGTATTTGCCCGACGACGGGTAAGAAATTCTACGACCTGAACAAGAACCCGGTGATTTCGCCCTACACTGGCGAGGTCGTGCCGATTGCGCCGATTGCGCCGCCCCGGGCCGCCCGTGGCGATGCCGCACGCGCCGCTGCCGCCGCGACCACCGCTGCCGACATGCCGGAGCCCGCCGAGGCCGAAGAGTTGGTCTCGCTCGAGGAGGCCGATGCCGAGGAGAACACCGGCAAGGTCAAGGCCGTGGTTCCCGAATCGGAAGACGACATCGAGATCGATGAGACCATCGAGGACGATGACGACGACGATTCCACCTTCATTCCGGACGAGGAAGAAGGCGACGAAGACGTTACCGACATCATCGGCGACGTCGGAGGTGATGAAGAGACTTGA
- the aroA gene encoding 3-phosphoshikimate 1-carboxyvinyltransferase: protein MTHSTAQTPLESRAGGPLTGKVRVPGDKSISHRALILGALSVGETRISGLLEGEDVLNTAKSMQALGAKVERSGPFAWKVAGVGVAGFAQPASPLDFGNSGTGCRLVMGAVAGCPISAVFDGDASLRSRPMRRILDPLELMGAKAGEIREGGRLPLTLHGARDPVPILYRTPVASAQIKSAVLLAGLAAPGVTTVIEQEASRDHTELMLKHFGAEIVSAREGSHGRKIALTGQPELHGAEVVVPADPSSAAFPVVAALVVEGSDIVFSDVMTNPLRTGLFTTLREMGASIEEHDVRGDAGEPMATLRVRASKLRGVEVPPERAPSMIDEYLVLAVAASFAEGTTIMRGLQELRVKESDRLEATAAMLRVNGVRVEIAGDDLIVEGRGHVPGGGLVATHMDHRIAMSALVMGLAANKPVKVDDTAFIATSFPDFIPMMRALGAGFS, encoded by the coding sequence TTGACCCACTCAACCGCCCAAACCCCGCTGGAATCCCGCGCCGGCGGCCCCCTGACCGGGAAAGTCCGCGTTCCCGGCGACAAGTCGATTTCGCATCGCGCCCTCATTCTGGGGGCACTTTCGGTCGGCGAAACCCGCATTTCAGGCCTGCTGGAGGGTGAAGACGTCCTCAACACGGCCAAATCCATGCAGGCATTGGGCGCCAAGGTCGAGCGGTCCGGACCGTTTGCCTGGAAGGTCGCAGGCGTCGGCGTGGCCGGCTTCGCCCAGCCAGCCTCCCCGCTCGATTTCGGCAACTCCGGTACCGGGTGCCGGCTGGTGATGGGGGCGGTGGCGGGCTGCCCGATCTCGGCCGTGTTCGACGGCGATGCCTCGCTGCGCTCCCGGCCGATGCGCCGGATCCTCGATCCGCTCGAATTGATGGGCGCCAAGGCCGGCGAGATCAGGGAAGGCGGCCGCCTGCCGCTGACGCTGCATGGCGCGCGCGATCCCGTGCCGATTCTCTATCGGACTCCGGTGGCCTCGGCCCAGATCAAGTCGGCAGTGCTGCTGGCGGGGCTTGCCGCGCCCGGCGTCACCACCGTCATCGAGCAGGAAGCCAGCCGCGACCACACCGAACTGATGCTGAAACATTTCGGCGCCGAGATCGTCTCGGCCAGGGAAGGCAGCCACGGCCGCAAGATCGCGCTCACCGGCCAGCCCGAACTGCATGGCGCCGAGGTCGTGGTGCCGGCCGATCCGTCGTCGGCGGCATTTCCGGTCGTGGCGGCGCTGGTCGTCGAGGGCTCCGACATCGTTTTCTCCGATGTCATGACCAATCCGCTGCGCACCGGCCTGTTCACGACGCTGCGCGAGATGGGCGCGTCCATTGAAGAGCACGATGTTCGCGGCGACGCCGGCGAGCCGATGGCCACCTTGCGCGTGCGTGCCTCCAAACTGCGCGGAGTCGAGGTGCCGCCGGAGCGCGCGCCCTCGATGATCGATGAATATCTGGTGCTGGCGGTTGCGGCTTCGTTCGCGGAAGGCACGACGATCATGCGCGGCCTGCAGGAATTGCGCGTCAAGGAATCCGACCGGCTGGAGGCGACTGCCGCCATGCTGCGCGTCAACGGCGTCAGGGTCGAGATTGCCGGCGATGACCTGATCGTCGAGGGCCGCGGCCACGTGCCGGGCGGCGGTCTCGTCGCCACCCACATGGATCATCGTATCGCGATGTCGGCGCTGGTGATGGGACTGGCCGCCAACAAGCCGGTCAAGGTCGACGACACCGCCTTCATCGCGACGAGCTTCCCGGATTTCATTCCGATGATGCGCGCACTGGGCGCGGGGTTTTCGTGA
- a CDS encoding tripartite tricarboxylate transporter substrate binding protein, giving the protein MSAISRRRFIGSAAAASAIPLIGTSAHAQTDWPTKPIKIIAGYPAGGQTDLFARTYGEYIRTETGQNVTVENKAGASGSVAAVEAKRAAPDGYTLMFTISTTMIMNRVLIKDIAYDAEKDFVLVSIMPAGSLPFVASEKTGAKTLDEFVAYAKKAEKVNIGTYGAGSYAHMAVAEMNKQYGLKMEAVHYRGEAPMWTDLAGGFIDGAHGSYSAALSVLQSGRGHAVAVSRKRMSTLPDVPSFKEQGATSRIFQLTGFQCCAAPAGTPADVIQKLSKLLVAGGKTEKVLKVMKSFGVDDTAMTFEETQKLYREESPVWLEAVTSLGLAPS; this is encoded by the coding sequence ATGAGCGCCATTTCACGACGTCGTTTTATCGGCAGCGCAGCCGCCGCCTCGGCGATCCCGCTGATCGGGACTTCGGCCCATGCGCAGACCGACTGGCCAACCAAGCCCATCAAGATCATCGCCGGCTATCCAGCAGGCGGGCAGACCGATTTGTTCGCGCGCACCTATGGCGAATATATCCGGACCGAGACCGGCCAGAACGTGACGGTGGAAAACAAGGCTGGCGCCTCGGGATCGGTCGCAGCGGTTGAAGCCAAGCGCGCCGCGCCCGACGGCTACACGCTGATGTTCACGATCTCGACGACCATGATCATGAACCGCGTTCTGATCAAAGACATCGCTTACGACGCCGAAAAGGATTTTGTCCTCGTCTCGATCATGCCGGCGGGCAGTCTGCCGTTCGTCGCCAGCGAAAAGACCGGCGCCAAGACCCTCGATGAATTCGTCGCCTATGCGAAGAAAGCCGAGAAGGTCAACATCGGCACCTATGGCGCCGGGTCATACGCGCACATGGCCGTCGCCGAGATGAACAAGCAGTACGGCCTCAAGATGGAAGCGGTTCATTATCGCGGCGAGGCACCGATGTGGACCGATCTTGCCGGCGGATTTATCGACGGCGCCCACGGCAGCTATTCCGCGGCACTGTCGGTCCTGCAAAGCGGCCGCGGCCATGCGGTCGCGGTTTCGCGCAAGCGGATGTCGACATTGCCGGATGTGCCGTCCTTCAAGGAACAGGGCGCAACATCGCGCATCTTCCAATTGACCGGCTTCCAGTGCTGCGCCGCTCCCGCCGGCACGCCGGCGGACGTCATTCAAAAACTCTCAAAACTCCTCGTCGCCGGCGGCAAGACCGAAAAGGTGCTGAAGGTCATGAAATCGTTCGGCGTCGATGACACCGCGATGACCTTCGAGGAGACGCAGAAATTGTACAGGGAAGAATCGCCGGTCTGGCTTGAGGCGGTGACGAGCCTTGGGCTTGCGCCGTCCTGA
- the cmk gene encoding (d)CMP kinase, protein MIIAIDGPAASGKGTLGKRLAHHYGYRHLDTGVIYRAVAKALLDQGFDLTDEARAVTVAMELDPENFGHPELKTQRIGDAASVVSAIPRVREALVNFQRQFAADPPGAVLDGRDIGTVICPNADVKIFVVADPQVRAQRRTLEALARGEAADEAMVLADILKRDERDKNRAAAPLKAAADAHILDNSNLDIEASVSAAIAIVEAVRARR, encoded by the coding sequence ATGATCATCGCTATCGACGGGCCGGCGGCATCCGGCAAGGGTACGCTCGGCAAGCGGCTCGCTCACCATTACGGCTATCGCCATCTCGACACCGGCGTCATCTATCGCGCGGTGGCGAAGGCGCTGCTGGATCAGGGTTTTGATCTCACCGATGAGGCGCGCGCCGTCACGGTGGCGATGGAACTCGATCCCGAAAATTTCGGCCATCCCGAGCTGAAAACGCAGCGCATCGGCGACGCAGCTTCAGTCGTGTCGGCCATCCCCAGGGTACGCGAGGCGCTGGTCAATTTTCAGCGCCAGTTCGCGGCCGACCCGCCGGGCGCCGTGCTCGACGGGCGCGACATCGGTACGGTGATCTGCCCGAATGCCGACGTGAAGATCTTTGTCGTTGCCGATCCGCAGGTGCGGGCCCAGCGCCGGACGCTGGAAGCGCTGGCGCGCGGCGAAGCCGCCGACGAGGCGATGGTACTGGCGGACATCCTGAAGCGCGACGAACGGGACAAGAACCGCGCGGCCGCACCGCTGAAGGCCGCGGCCGACGCCCATATCCTCGATAACTCAAATCTCGATATCGAGGCCAGCGTGAGCGCCGCCATTGCGATCGTCGAGGCCGTCCGCGCCAGGCGGTGA